A region from the uncultured Sunxiuqinia sp. genome encodes:
- a CDS encoding MFS transporter: MIKEQYNHFPFSPVKAPVFYGWFVILWGTLGVIMSIPGQTMGVSTFTDHLIDALNLSRNQLSTAYLLGTISSSFMLTKAGKWYDKIGARWLGGIITIALGCVLIYLSQVDRIAFSLGRIFQIGDLQFYLSFFIIMLGFFLLRFSGQGVLTMLSRNMMMKWFDRKRGLVNGISSVFVSVGFAISPLVFDYLIETYSWRWAWIFLALIAGFGFSLVVLIFFRDNPEDCGLEPDGESVEQAERRSKIKHKAVKQFTLKEAQRSFPFWVLVIALSMQALYITGFTFNIISIFESASMDKTIALAVFVPTSVISVFISLAGGWLSDHIKMKYLLLVFLGGQMISMVSLSLLSPGIPYVFLIIGNGIVGGLFSVLSSVVWPRFYGRQHLGAISGFAMSALVFFSALGPLMFSFSFTRLGGYSWAAYICLFIVVLNFFAAFKADNPQEKFPT, translated from the coding sequence ATGATTAAAGAGCAATATAATCATTTTCCGTTTAGCCCAGTCAAAGCGCCTGTTTTTTATGGTTGGTTTGTAATTTTATGGGGAACGCTGGGGGTTATCATGAGTATTCCCGGTCAAACGATGGGCGTTTCTACGTTTACCGACCATTTGATTGACGCTTTAAACCTTAGCCGAAACCAGTTAAGTACGGCTTATCTTTTAGGTACAATCAGCAGTTCGTTCATGCTAACAAAGGCTGGAAAATGGTATGATAAAATAGGAGCTCGGTGGCTCGGCGGCATTATTACAATTGCTTTAGGATGCGTATTGATTTATTTGAGCCAGGTCGATCGGATTGCATTTAGCCTGGGGCGCATCTTTCAGATTGGAGATCTCCAGTTCTACCTGAGTTTTTTCATCATTATGCTTGGATTTTTTTTATTACGATTTTCTGGTCAGGGAGTTTTAACTATGCTTTCCCGAAATATGATGATGAAGTGGTTTGACCGCAAGCGTGGATTGGTCAATGGTATCAGCAGTGTCTTTGTTTCGGTGGGATTTGCCATATCTCCGCTGGTGTTTGATTATTTAATTGAAACCTACAGTTGGCGTTGGGCATGGATTTTTTTAGCATTAATTGCAGGTTTCGGATTTAGTTTGGTTGTGCTCATCTTTTTTAGGGATAATCCTGAAGATTGTGGTTTGGAGCCAGATGGTGAAAGTGTTGAGCAAGCTGAAAGGCGAAGCAAGATAAAGCATAAAGCAGTAAAGCAGTTTACCTTGAAGGAAGCGCAGCGCTCGTTTCCTTTTTGGGTTTTAGTTATCGCACTCTCCATGCAAGCTTTATATATTACCGGTTTTACTTTCAATATCATATCCATATTCGAATCGGCCTCAATGGACAAAACGATTGCTTTGGCCGTTTTTGTGCCGACCTCGGTTATTTCTGTTTTTATTTCACTAGCGGGCGGATGGTTAAGCGATCATATTAAGATGAAATATTTGTTGTTGGTCTTTTTAGGTGGTCAGATGATTTCAATGGTTAGCCTGTCACTGCTATCTCCTGGCATTCCATATGTATTTTTGATTATTGGGAATGGTATTGTTGGTGGACTTTTTAGTGTGTTGAGCTCTGTGGTTTGGCCTCGGTTTTATGGTCGTCAGCATTTGGGAGCAATTAGTGGGTTTGCCATGAGTGCGCTTGTTTTTTTTAGCGCTCTTGGACCATTGATGTTCAGTTTTTCCTTTACCCGCTTGGGTGGGTATTCATGGGCCGCATATATCTGTTTGTTTATTGTAGTGCTCAACTTTTTTGCAGCATTTAAAGCGGATAATCCACAGGAAAAATTTCCCACTTGA
- a CDS encoding Nif3-like dinuclear metal center hexameric protein has translation MNKLFLFCLLGFSVSSAARNPTASEIIEQIKTHINCEWDDETVDTFKSGNADDEVTGAVCCMFADMNVLKDAVAKKCNLIITHEPVYYNHLDETSGLDHDPIFQEKLNYINENHLIIWRFHDHWHRHQPDGIYIGLLDKLGWSSSTVKNNYRLVIIEKQSLKKLSDRLQSIFQIPGIRVIGDPNLEVSKIGLMLGAPGAKKQIQMLQTDIDLMIGGEAQEWETYQYVNDAVIQGKNKAVIFLGHIKSEEAGMAYFAKWLATFQKKVPIVYSENKVPYWEPSQKL, from the coding sequence ATGAATAAGCTATTCCTTTTCTGCTTGCTTGGCTTTTCAGTTTCTTCAGCAGCTAGAAATCCAACAGCCTCTGAAATTATCGAGCAAATAAAAACTCATATCAATTGCGAATGGGATGATGAAACTGTTGACACTTTTAAAAGCGGAAACGCGGACGATGAGGTCACTGGCGCAGTGTGTTGTATGTTTGCCGACATGAACGTACTGAAAGACGCTGTTGCCAAAAAATGCAATTTAATCATCACCCACGAGCCAGTTTACTATAACCACTTGGATGAAACTTCAGGTCTGGATCATGACCCGATTTTTCAAGAAAAATTGAATTATATAAACGAAAATCATCTGATTATATGGCGTTTTCATGATCACTGGCACCGACATCAACCTGATGGAATTTATATTGGCTTGTTGGATAAGCTGGGCTGGAGTTCGAGTACTGTGAAAAATAACTACCGTTTAGTAATAATTGAAAAACAATCTTTAAAAAAATTAAGTGACAGGCTACAATCAATCTTTCAAATCCCAGGAATTCGTGTTATTGGAGATCCGAATCTTGAAGTTTCAAAAATTGGACTTATGCTTGGAGCCCCGGGAGCTAAGAAACAAATCCAGATGCTGCAAACCGATATCGATCTCATGATCGGGGGAGAAGCCCAAGAGTGGGAAACCTATCAGTACGTTAACGATGCCGTGATTCAAGGCAAAAACAAAGCAGTGATTTTCTTAGGACACATAAAATCAGAAGAAGCAGGAATGGCTTATTTTGCCAAATGGTTGGCTACGTTTCAAAAAAAGGTTCCCATCGTATATTCCGAAAACAAAGTCCCCTATTGGGAGCCAAGTCAAAAGCTTTAA
- a CDS encoding glycosyltransferase family 2 protein encodes MNISVVIPLFNEEESLPELAGWIKKVMDSNQFAYEIILVDDGSTDRSWQVIEELNAANPHVKGIKFQRNYGKSAALYSGFESTKGDVVITMDADLQDSPEEIPEMYRMITEDKFDLVSGWKKKRYDPILSKNIPSKFYNWIARRATGIKIHDFNCGLKAYRRQVIKSIEVYGEMHRYIPILAKWAGFNKIGEKVVQHQERKYGVTKFGVERFIRGPLDLLSVIFISRFSKKPMHFFGVLGTLVFLIGFIATLVVGVNKLIALSHHVPAPKVTDTPYFFLALTAMIIGTQLFLAGFIGELVSRNSAERNKYLIEETLS; translated from the coding sequence ATGAATATTTCTGTTGTAATTCCATTATTTAACGAAGAGGAGTCGTTGCCTGAATTGGCAGGTTGGATAAAAAAAGTAATGGATTCAAACCAATTTGCTTACGAGATTATTTTGGTTGATGATGGAAGTACTGATCGTTCCTGGCAGGTAATCGAAGAGTTAAACGCGGCAAATCCCCATGTCAAAGGGATCAAGTTTCAGCGGAATTATGGGAAGTCTGCGGCTTTGTATTCTGGCTTTGAATCAACAAAAGGCGATGTGGTGATTACCATGGATGCTGACTTACAAGACAGCCCGGAGGAAATTCCGGAGATGTATCGCATGATTACCGAGGATAAATTTGATTTGGTTTCGGGTTGGAAAAAGAAACGATACGATCCTATTCTGTCAAAAAATATACCCAGTAAATTTTATAATTGGATTGCACGAAGGGCAACAGGGATAAAAATTCACGATTTCAATTGTGGACTAAAGGCTTATCGCAGGCAGGTAATTAAATCGATTGAAGTGTACGGAGAAATGCACCGTTATATTCCAATACTGGCGAAATGGGCTGGATTTAATAAGATTGGCGAAAAAGTTGTGCAGCATCAGGAACGCAAATATGGAGTGACGAAATTTGGTGTTGAACGTTTTATTCGCGGACCACTCGATTTGCTTTCTGTTATTTTTATTTCACGGTTCAGTAAAAAGCCTATGCATTTCTTCGGTGTTTTGGGCACCTTGGTTTTTTTGATCGGTTTTATTGCGACTTTGGTTGTAGGTGTCAATAAATTAATAGCCTTGTCACACCATGTTCCTGCACCAAAAGTAACCGATACCCCCTACTTTTTTTTGGCATTAACTGCAATGATTATAGGAACACAGTTATTCTTGGCAGGATTTATCGGAGAATTAGTATCTCGGAATTCAGCTGAGCGAAACAAGTACCTGATCGAAGAAACTTTGAGTTAA
- a CDS encoding DUF4199 domain-containing protein — protein MEQKSTFWKSAMTYGIYLSAALILYSVVLYVMGQSTNGTLALISYVIMGGGIYWCQLNYRDKELGGYINYNKALGFGVAIMLFAGILNSVFSLVLMKLDPGILEQARITQEEAMLQQGMSDEQIEMAGEIMSKFQNPAIMMISGLFGFALIGFIISLITSIFIKKNEDENAFDEAMEDVKSED, from the coding sequence ATGGAACAAAAATCAACTTTCTGGAAGTCGGCAATGACCTATGGTATTTATCTTTCTGCCGCACTCATTTTGTACAGTGTCGTGTTATACGTTATGGGGCAATCCACTAATGGAACTTTGGCCCTTATTTCCTATGTTATTATGGGTGGAGGTATTTATTGGTGTCAGTTAAATTACCGCGATAAAGAGCTAGGTGGTTACATCAATTACAACAAAGCATTGGGGTTTGGAGTGGCGATTATGCTTTTTGCTGGTATTTTGAATTCTGTTTTTTCTTTGGTTTTGATGAAGCTTGATCCTGGTATTTTGGAACAAGCGCGTATTACCCAGGAAGAGGCCATGCTTCAGCAAGGGATGTCAGATGAACAGATTGAAATGGCCGGTGAAATAATGTCTAAGTTTCAAAACCCGGCCATCATGATGATCTCAGGCTTGTTTGGTTTCGCACTCATTGGATTTATTATATCTTTGATCACTTCTATTTTTATTAAGAAAAATGAAGATGAAAACGCTTTTGATGAAGCGATGGAAGATGTAAAATCTGAAGACTAA
- the trxA gene encoding thioredoxin yields the protein MSKHFKRIIESNRPVLVNFHADWCEPCKQVPPILKRVKNNFKESVRIIKVNVDQNPFIASDYRVKQIPTIILFKKGNVKWVSDGMISQSELTSILEQHVNKRVASS from the coding sequence ATGAGTAAGCATTTTAAACGAATAATTGAATCTAATCGTCCGGTGCTGGTTAACTTTCACGCTGATTGGTGCGAACCTTGCAAGCAAGTCCCCCCTATTTTAAAACGAGTAAAAAACAACTTCAAAGAAAGCGTCCGAATTATTAAGGTAAATGTGGATCAAAATCCTTTTATCGCTTCAGATTACCGGGTTAAGCAGATCCCAACAATTATCTTGTTTAAGAAAGGAAATGTGAAATGGGTCAGCGATGGTATGATTAGTCAATCTGAGTTAACTTCAATTCTCGAGCAACACGTTAATAAGCGTGTTGCATCATCATAA
- the nhaC gene encoding Na+/H+ antiporter NhaC, translated as MKSAPNLAEALLPIICLIILLILNVFIFEDTLAGSNQIALLLAATVAGIIVRRNGQKWESTSKQVVKTIGSAMPAMLILLLIGSLAGTWMASGIVPTMIYYGLDLINPKLFLFTAVVVSGLVSVSTGSSWSTIATIGVALLGIGNAIGISNPIVAGAIISGAYFGDKISPLSDTTNLAPAMAGTDLFTHIRYMLWTTVPTMLITLILFLVIGLNYNFSETISDVEQVKSVIGESFNTTPWLFLVPVILFVIIILKVPPIPSLMIGTLLGGMAAVVFQPAIIQEVAGQGIDYPKASYISFMQSMFGEVSISTSNDNVNRLMHTTGMRGMLDTIWLILSAMVFGGIMEAGGLLSRITRPIMKMAKSTGSLVASTAGTCLFFNATASDQYISIVVPGRMYRKAFEDKCLKPEVLSRTLEDAGTVTSVLIPWNTGGATQARVLGVATFDYLPYCFFNIISPFMSIMVAYLNIKIRRFDKTSAKPEPSPEIK; from the coding sequence ATGAAAAGTGCTCCCAATCTGGCTGAAGCTTTGCTTCCTATTATTTGTTTGATTATTCTACTCATCCTTAACGTATTCATTTTTGAAGATACACTTGCCGGATCAAACCAAATTGCCTTGTTGCTGGCTGCAACTGTTGCTGGTATAATTGTTAGACGAAACGGACAAAAATGGGAATCAACAAGCAAGCAAGTTGTAAAAACGATTGGCTCTGCCATGCCGGCTATGCTCATACTTCTACTTATTGGTTCGCTGGCAGGAACCTGGATGGCGAGTGGAATTGTACCAACAATGATCTACTACGGGTTAGATCTTATTAACCCAAAACTGTTTCTATTTACAGCAGTCGTCGTCAGTGGATTGGTTTCCGTGTCAACCGGAAGCTCATGGTCAACGATTGCAACAATCGGAGTGGCTTTACTGGGAATTGGCAATGCCATTGGAATTAGTAATCCGATTGTTGCTGGAGCCATTATCTCAGGAGCCTACTTTGGCGATAAAATTTCGCCCCTGAGTGACACGACAAATCTTGCGCCTGCCATGGCAGGAACCGACTTGTTTACCCACATCCGATACATGTTATGGACAACCGTTCCAACCATGCTCATTACCCTGATTTTGTTTTTAGTTATCGGTTTAAATTACAATTTTAGCGAAACAATTTCTGATGTTGAGCAAGTAAAATCAGTCATCGGAGAATCTTTCAACACAACGCCTTGGTTATTTTTAGTGCCAGTTATTCTTTTCGTTATCATCATCCTAAAAGTTCCTCCCATCCCATCGTTAATGATTGGAACCTTGTTAGGCGGAATGGCAGCTGTAGTTTTTCAACCCGCAATTATTCAGGAGGTCGCAGGGCAAGGAATTGACTACCCCAAAGCGTCATATATCAGCTTTATGCAATCGATGTTTGGAGAAGTATCCATTTCAACTTCGAATGACAATGTGAACCGATTGATGCACACCACCGGGATGCGTGGCATGCTCGACACCATTTGGCTGATCCTTTCGGCCATGGTTTTTGGAGGAATTATGGAAGCCGGCGGACTGCTTTCACGAATTACCCGCCCCATTATGAAGATGGCTAAATCGACCGGTTCTTTGGTAGCATCAACTGCCGGAACTTGCTTGTTTTTTAATGCAACAGCATCAGACCAATATATTTCGATTGTTGTGCCCGGGCGAATGTACCGGAAAGCTTTTGAAGATAAATGCTTGAAACCCGAAGTGCTTAGCCGAACGCTTGAAGATGCCGGAACGGTCACGTCAGTTCTTATCCCTTGGAACACCGGAGGAGCAACACAAGCAAGGGTGTTGGGTGTCGCCACTTTTGATTATCTCCCTTATTGTTTTTTCAATATTATCAGCCCGTTTATGAGTATTATGGTGGCTTATCTCAATATTAAAATCCGACGATTCGATAAGACTTCTGCCAAGCCTGAACCATCGCCAGAAATCAAATGA
- a CDS encoding DUF819 family protein, which translates to MNKIGAVVLAYVIGLIAGNIGILPRASVAFKTILAGKTNLPQEQTSELLAQGLISPNDLLANHVASIQNIIITIVIPLAIPLLLFSLDIKQWVKQARGAFLSLILALISLLIVIFAGFFLFKNEIAEAWKVSGMLVGIYTGGTPNLAAISTAVDVSPNVFILTHTYDMMLGAICLTFLMTVAQQVFNLFLPHFNHSSKERNQEVDVEDENMDNYTEMLTKNGVIHLLKALGLSIVILAIAGGLSLLVPKSAQMVTVILSITTLGLIFSSIKVVNHLKKTFQLGMYFIIVFSLVVANMGNLNSMFQIDFLHLFLFVAMAVFGSMIIHVFLSWIFKVDSDTTIITITALTYSPPFVPVVAGALKNKEIIISGLTVGILGYAFGNYIGVAIAYFLSGF; encoded by the coding sequence TTGAATAAGATTGGAGCAGTAGTTCTGGCCTACGTCATCGGTTTAATTGCCGGTAATATTGGTATTTTACCCAGAGCATCAGTTGCCTTTAAAACAATTCTGGCAGGAAAAACCAATCTTCCCCAGGAACAAACAAGCGAATTATTAGCTCAGGGATTAATTTCTCCCAACGACCTTCTTGCGAACCATGTTGCCAGCATTCAAAATATCATCATCACGATTGTAATTCCGCTGGCTATCCCATTGCTACTGTTTTCGCTTGATATTAAACAGTGGGTAAAGCAAGCCAGAGGCGCTTTTCTCTCGCTTATTTTAGCCTTGATATCATTGCTAATTGTAATTTTCGCTGGTTTCTTCCTATTTAAAAATGAAATAGCTGAAGCATGGAAAGTTTCGGGCATGTTGGTTGGAATTTACACCGGAGGCACGCCAAACCTTGCAGCCATCAGCACCGCAGTTGATGTTAGTCCCAATGTATTCATTCTGACTCACACCTACGACATGATGCTTGGAGCCATCTGCCTGACCTTTTTAATGACCGTCGCCCAACAGGTATTCAACTTGTTTCTTCCGCATTTCAACCACTCATCAAAAGAACGTAATCAAGAAGTTGATGTTGAAGATGAGAACATGGATAACTATACAGAAATGCTAACTAAGAATGGAGTAATCCATTTACTCAAAGCACTGGGGCTATCAATTGTAATACTTGCAATAGCAGGCGGACTCAGTTTACTTGTGCCAAAATCAGCTCAAATGGTGACAGTCATTTTATCCATCACAACGCTGGGACTTATTTTCAGCTCCATAAAAGTTGTCAACCACCTCAAGAAAACCTTTCAGCTTGGAATGTACTTTATTATTGTGTTTTCGTTGGTAGTAGCAAATATGGGCAATCTGAACAGCATGTTTCAGATTGATTTTTTGCATCTCTTCCTCTTTGTTGCAATGGCTGTTTTTGGATCTATGATTATCCATGTTTTCTTATCGTGGATCTTTAAAGTAGACTCTGACACAACCATAATTACGATCACAGCCCTCACCTATTCTCCCCCATTTGTGCCGGTTGTTGCCGGAGCTTTAAAAAACAAAGAGATTATTATTTCCGGCCTGACAGTTGGCATTTTGGGCTATGCCTTTGGAAATTATATTGGTGTTGCCATCGCTTACTTTCTGAGTGGGTTTTGA
- a CDS encoding BamA/TamA family outer membrane protein — MKSYQILFLLLLIAISVFPQSGKNEQTIKSGWNFGALPAITFDNDLGFQYGAFVNLFDYGDGSRYPNYEHSLYLEVSRYTKGSGIYRFYYDSDQLIKGVQTSMDLSYLTDQAYDFYGFNGYDAAFNKNWIDEDAADYRTRMFYKYDRKLFRWKIDLQGKITNERFRWIAGFNFLNFKIEKVNLKKLNEGKSGSDILPDVPGLYERYIDWGIIEEEEADGGFVPTFKGGLVWDTRDNKPNPMKGIWAEAVLLISPNVMGAESSFSKLSLTHRQYFTIIPDDLSLAYRIAWQTTLLGDVPFYYQSQVITSVMKGATSEGLGGSKTLRGIRRNRVVGDGVLLGNVELRWKFARFQFLNNNFYLGLNGFVDYGQVTDKIEFVNPLSPEMSSIRYSDYFEDHVEQMHISYGAGLRIAMNQNFIIALDYGIAADERDGDSGFYMGLNYLF, encoded by the coding sequence ATGAAATCATATCAAATCCTGTTTCTACTTCTTTTAATTGCTATATCGGTTTTCCCTCAGAGCGGAAAGAATGAACAAACAATAAAAAGCGGATGGAATTTTGGAGCATTGCCGGCAATTACTTTCGATAACGATTTGGGTTTTCAGTACGGAGCGTTCGTTAATTTATTCGATTATGGCGATGGCAGCCGCTATCCAAACTACGAACATTCCCTTTATCTCGAAGTATCGCGCTACACAAAAGGCAGTGGCATATATCGGTTTTATTACGATTCTGATCAATTAATAAAGGGAGTTCAAACGTCAATGGATCTGAGTTATTTAACCGATCAGGCTTATGATTTTTATGGATTTAACGGCTACGATGCCGCCTTCAATAAAAATTGGATTGATGAAGACGCTGCTGATTACAGAACACGAATGTTTTATAAATACGACCGTAAATTATTTCGCTGGAAAATTGATTTGCAGGGAAAAATAACCAATGAGCGGTTTCGTTGGATTGCCGGTTTTAATTTCCTGAATTTTAAGATTGAAAAGGTCAATCTTAAAAAATTAAATGAAGGGAAAAGTGGTTCTGATATTTTGCCTGATGTCCCCGGTTTGTATGAGCGCTACATTGATTGGGGAATAATAGAAGAGGAGGAGGCTGATGGCGGTTTTGTGCCAACCTTTAAAGGTGGTTTGGTTTGGGATACCCGCGATAATAAGCCCAATCCGATGAAAGGCATTTGGGCTGAAGCTGTTTTGTTGATATCGCCAAATGTTATGGGAGCTGAAAGTTCTTTTTCAAAATTGAGCTTAACCCATCGTCAGTATTTTACAATTATTCCGGATGATTTATCCTTGGCTTATCGAATAGCCTGGCAAACAACCTTATTGGGTGATGTCCCTTTTTATTATCAGTCGCAGGTTATCACTTCTGTTATGAAAGGAGCTACATCCGAAGGGTTGGGCGGGTCAAAAACGCTTCGGGGAATACGAAGAAACCGAGTGGTTGGTGACGGTGTCCTTCTCGGAAATGTTGAATTACGTTGGAAGTTTGCCCGCTTTCAGTTTTTAAATAATAATTTCTACCTTGGCTTAAACGGTTTTGTTGATTATGGCCAGGTAACCGACAAAATTGAATTTGTCAATCCTCTTTCTCCCGAGATGTCATCGATTCGGTATAGTGATTATTTTGAAGATCATGTTGAACAGATGCATATTTCCTATGGCGCAGGTTTGCGAATAGCCATGAACCAAAACTTTATTATTGCGCTGGATTATGGAATAGCTGCCGATGAACGGGATGGCGATTCCGGATTCTACATGGGACTGAATTATCTCTTTTAA